One genomic segment of Blastopirellula marina includes these proteins:
- a CDS encoding SGNH/GDSL hydrolase family protein, producing MNLMKIAIGAMLLFVPSSLLAEETNPTPSGAHSLGSFTAQDLAGKRVVFLGDSITQAGGYVSFVDYYLEKLYPQQDFDIYGLGLASETLSGLSEDGHAGGAFPRPCLFERLGRLLERVKPEVVFACYGINDGIYKPLDAERFSAFQQGVNKLIEQCQAAGVEQIVLVTPPIYDETTKPGEFNYDSVMTKYAAWQMALEKPAVHVIDLHSAMRKARDARTEVFSKDRVHPGAEGHLFMAQSILAALDVPVPQQTPEAIQADPLYKQVDKLRKHRSANWMKHVGYTREKTVSPQPLGDTEDVAAQLKEKINQLRRK from the coding sequence ATGAATTTGATGAAGATTGCTATAGGTGCGATGCTACTGTTCGTCCCATCGAGTCTCTTGGCAGAAGAAACGAATCCGACCCCAAGCGGTGCCCATTCACTGGGTAGCTTCACGGCACAGGATCTCGCCGGTAAACGCGTGGTATTCTTAGGAGACAGCATCACGCAGGCAGGTGGATATGTAAGCTTCGTCGATTACTATCTTGAGAAACTGTACCCCCAACAAGACTTCGATATCTACGGTCTCGGGCTTGCAAGCGAAACTCTTTCCGGGCTAAGCGAAGACGGTCATGCAGGTGGTGCGTTTCCTCGCCCTTGTCTGTTTGAACGTCTCGGACGGTTGTTAGAGCGAGTCAAACCCGAGGTTGTGTTTGCCTGTTATGGTATCAACGATGGGATCTATAAGCCGCTTGATGCCGAGCGATTCTCTGCCTTTCAACAAGGGGTGAATAAGCTTATCGAACAATGTCAGGCCGCGGGAGTCGAGCAGATAGTGCTGGTGACTCCTCCCATCTACGATGAAACGACCAAGCCGGGAGAATTCAACTATGACTCGGTGATGACCAAGTATGCGGCGTGGCAAATGGCACTCGAAAAGCCTGCGGTTCATGTCATTGATTTGCATTCGGCCATGCGGAAAGCACGCGATGCTCGAACGGAGGTCTTTTCCAAAGATCGCGTTCATCCCGGAGCTGAGGGGCACTTGTTCATGGCGCAATCAATTTTGGCCGCCCTGGATGTTCCCGTTCCCCAGCAAACTCCCGAAGCAATTCAGGCAGATCCACTCTACAAGCAGGTCGATAAATTGCGGAAACATCGTTCGGCCAACTGGATGAAACACGTCGGCTATACTCGAGAAAAGACCGTATCGCCACAACCGCTGGGAGATACCGAGGATGTCGCTGCCCAGTTGAAAGAGAAAATCAATCAATTGCGACGGAAGTAA
- a CDS encoding glycosyltransferase family 4 protein: MDSGHEVTVIRSESESLLTRSPHNFASPVITWQDVRNVTQTLQTSDYTFYHLGNNYHFHEGCLKWMPSFPGIVCLHDFCLTDLAIEACRLEPAKMRDVVSHWYSDEIAADFFKPRKSDSFMEQLRKTAPMTEWLCSQALGILTHSSWGIDRVMSSCPGPVMETPLAYDAMEVPRTDEPHDSTFRIVTLGHINRNKRVHEVIQAIGASQSLRQKAEYWLVGPIEADMRTEVSSLAQKLGVRLVIKGQVNDAEFGNAIQSADVISCLRWPSLEASSASLIEAMLMKKAVIVIDDAHYSDIPDKCVLKISHEREVDELTKAIEELAAQPDARLELGIQAQRYAQSQFSPAAYMNAMIQIATAVASSHPRLAAIDTMTNIAKSWGAHPNLLHAEELIAPLRLFENAPTRQPSLPE, from the coding sequence GTGGACTCCGGACACGAAGTGACCGTCATACGGTCCGAATCGGAATCGCTACTGACCAGGTCCCCTCATAATTTCGCTTCGCCTGTCATCACGTGGCAGGACGTTCGCAACGTGACTCAAACCCTGCAGACGTCCGACTATACCTTCTACCACCTGGGTAACAACTATCATTTTCATGAAGGCTGCCTGAAATGGATGCCCAGTTTTCCAGGCATCGTATGTTTGCACGACTTCTGCTTGACCGACCTGGCCATTGAAGCTTGTCGACTTGAACCCGCGAAAATGCGAGACGTCGTATCGCATTGGTACAGCGATGAAATTGCCGCAGACTTTTTCAAGCCTCGCAAATCAGACAGCTTCATGGAACAGCTTCGCAAAACGGCCCCTATGACCGAATGGCTATGTTCACAGGCACTCGGAATATTAACCCATAGCAGTTGGGGGATCGATCGCGTAATGAGTTCGTGCCCCGGGCCCGTGATGGAGACTCCTCTCGCCTACGACGCGATGGAAGTGCCTCGCACCGACGAACCGCACGATTCGACTTTTCGAATCGTGACACTCGGACATATTAACCGCAATAAACGCGTCCACGAGGTGATTCAAGCAATCGGAGCCAGTCAGAGCTTACGGCAGAAAGCAGAGTATTGGTTGGTAGGCCCGATCGAAGCAGACATGCGAACAGAGGTCTCCTCGTTGGCCCAAAAACTGGGCGTTCGGCTTGTTATTAAGGGGCAGGTCAACGATGCCGAATTCGGTAACGCGATTCAGAGTGCCGATGTCATCTCCTGCTTGCGTTGGCCATCGCTCGAGGCGTCTTCCGCTTCATTAATTGAAGCCATGCTGATGAAAAAGGCCGTTATCGTCATTGACGATGCTCACTACAGCGATATTCCAGATAAGTGCGTTTTAAAGATTTCGCACGAGCGGGAAGTCGATGAGTTGACCAAGGCAATCGAAGAATTGGCCGCCCAGCCTGATGCTCGTCTCGAACTCGGAATACAGGCACAACGTTACGCGCAGTCGCAGTTCTCACCGGCGGCTTATATGAACGCAATGATTCAAATAGCCACTGCCGTTGCATCATCTCATCCACGACTTGCGGCAATTGATACCATGACAAACATCGCAAAGTCTTGGGGAGCCCACCCCAACTTACTCCATGCTGAAGAATTGATCGCACCCTTGCGGCTATTTGAAAATGCACCGACTCGCCAACCCAGCCTGCCGGAATAG
- a CDS encoding glycosyltransferase family 4 protein, with the protein MKVLIVNNMAPFVWGGAEELAVHLRKNLELAGHEAEILRIPFSWEPPSRLLSQMLMARTLELSNTDHVIALKFPAYLIRHPNKTLWVLHQYRQAYDLYEAGTTNLVGSEGDQIRQVIKKADAEAFAESKQIFVNSKVTQQRLRQFNNVESKVLLPPVNDPESFQGGSDSGYIFAGGRINGLKRQHLLLEALAQTKKGVRLIIAGPPDSEADAQRLRRMAEELQVSDRVQLDLRFLSRSEYTNYVRHAKCVAYLPFDEDSLGYVAMEAATAKKAILTTDDSGGILGLAKHGETGWVTQPNAESLAEAMASAFQDSAYTRELGCNASQYWDSLGVSWQTTIQALLP; encoded by the coding sequence ATGAAAGTTCTAATCGTCAACAATATGGCTCCGTTTGTATGGGGTGGTGCCGAGGAACTTGCGGTGCATCTGCGCAAGAACCTGGAATTAGCCGGCCATGAAGCGGAGATACTGCGAATCCCTTTCAGCTGGGAGCCGCCAAGCCGGCTACTCTCGCAGATGCTCATGGCCAGGACCTTAGAACTTTCGAATACGGACCACGTTATTGCGTTGAAGTTTCCGGCTTACTTGATTCGTCACCCCAACAAGACACTCTGGGTTCTACATCAATATCGCCAGGCATATGACCTGTACGAAGCTGGCACGACCAATCTTGTCGGAAGCGAAGGCGATCAGATCCGGCAAGTGATTAAAAAGGCAGACGCGGAGGCGTTTGCTGAATCGAAACAAATCTTTGTCAATTCAAAGGTAACTCAGCAGCGTCTGCGGCAATTCAACAACGTCGAGTCCAAGGTATTGCTCCCTCCAGTAAACGACCCTGAAAGCTTTCAAGGAGGCTCTGATAGTGGTTACATCTTTGCCGGCGGACGCATCAATGGATTGAAACGCCAGCATCTATTGCTCGAGGCACTAGCACAAACGAAAAAGGGAGTTCGCCTGATTATCGCTGGTCCTCCAGACTCTGAAGCAGATGCCCAGCGACTACGGCGGATGGCTGAGGAATTGCAGGTCAGCGATCGCGTTCAGCTAGACTTGCGATTCCTTTCTCGCAGCGAGTACACCAACTATGTGCGTCATGCCAAGTGCGTGGCCTATTTGCCCTTCGACGAGGACTCACTTGGCTACGTCGCGATGGAAGCTGCCACAGCCAAAAAAGCGATCCTGACGACAGACGATAGTGGAGGCATCCTCGGTCTGGCAAAACACGGCGAGACCGGTTGGGTCACCCAACCTAACGCTGAATCGCTCGCGGAAGCCATGGCATCGGCTTTTCAGGATTCCGCTTACACCCGAGAACTCGGGTGTAATGCTTCGCAATATTGGGATTCTCTGGGAGTTAGCTGGCAGACAACAATACAGGCATTGCTTCCATGA
- a CDS encoding glycosyltransferase family 4 protein: MKIALCSSFVPFVSGGARNIVNWLEAMLQEAGHHVEVVNLPQVDDPNSLFKQMCAFRWVHLENADRIICFRPQAHLIPHPHKILWFIHHIRVFYDLWDHPEYNRLEKNMAICGFRDALHAADLEGLKEAKTIFTNSTIVSGRLREFNGVDSEVLYPPVFRPERYRNWGSNDEIVCICRLEHHKRQHLLVEAMAHVKSPVRLRLCGSSNGKYPQDLDDLLSMLRLNRRVVIDNRWITEEEKVQLLGNCLAAAYVPLDEDSYGYPTIEAALASKPLISTTDAGGVSEFVTDGWNGYMALPDPEAIAEAIDKMYFDREKTRQMGENARNEVATQGITWERVLQRLLA; this comes from the coding sequence ATGAAAATTGCACTGTGCTCGTCATTTGTTCCATTCGTTTCGGGTGGGGCTCGAAATATCGTCAACTGGCTGGAAGCCATGCTCCAGGAAGCAGGGCACCACGTTGAGGTAGTCAATTTGCCTCAAGTCGATGATCCCAATTCACTCTTCAAGCAAATGTGTGCGTTTCGATGGGTGCATCTGGAAAATGCTGACCGGATCATCTGTTTCCGTCCTCAAGCTCATTTGATCCCGCACCCTCACAAGATCCTCTGGTTCATCCATCACATTCGTGTTTTCTACGATCTTTGGGATCACCCCGAATATAACCGGCTCGAGAAAAACATGGCCATTTGCGGTTTCCGCGATGCACTGCATGCGGCCGACTTGGAGGGGCTCAAGGAGGCAAAGACAATCTTCACGAATTCCACGATCGTCAGTGGACGCTTGCGCGAATTCAATGGTGTTGACTCGGAAGTGCTATATCCGCCTGTTTTTCGTCCAGAGCGATATCGCAACTGGGGTTCCAACGACGAGATCGTATGCATCTGCCGTCTCGAACATCACAAGCGTCAACATCTTCTCGTAGAAGCAATGGCCCATGTAAAATCGCCGGTCCGCCTGCGTCTGTGCGGCAGCAGCAATGGCAAATACCCGCAAGATTTAGATGACCTGCTCAGTATGTTGAGACTGAATCGGCGCGTTGTCATCGACAACCGCTGGATCACTGAAGAAGAAAAGGTCCAACTGCTTGGTAACTGCCTGGCTGCAGCCTATGTTCCGCTCGACGAAGATTCATACGGCTATCCAACAATTGAAGCTGCGCTCGCCAGCAAGCCTCTGATCAGCACGACAGACGCAGGAGGCGTAAGCGAGTTTGTTACTGATGGCTGGAATGGCTACATGGCGTTGCCTGATCCAGAAGCGATTGCCGAGGCAATTGACAAAATGTATTTCGACCGAGAGAAGACACGTCAAATGGGTGAAAATGCCCGAAATGAAGTGGCTACCCAAGGCATAACTTGGGAACGCGTACTGCAAAGATTGCTGGCATGA
- a CDS encoding acetyltransferase, protein MTQRHCEVVVVGAGGHAKVCIELLQAMGHEIACCIGGPDSPPSCLGHKVLAGDHNLPNLYEKGYRQAFVAIGANHVRARIFHELHALGFDIVNAISPTAVVSPSSQLGRGIAVMANAVINADSRIGDAVIINTGATVDHDVIVANGVHIAPRCALAGNVQVGERSFLGVGCSIIPEIKIGCDTVVGAGAVVVQDLPDSIVAYGVPARVARTRD, encoded by the coding sequence ATGACGCAACGACACTGTGAAGTGGTAGTTGTTGGTGCAGGTGGACATGCCAAAGTCTGTATCGAACTATTGCAAGCCATGGGGCACGAGATTGCCTGCTGCATTGGCGGCCCCGATAGTCCGCCTTCATGTCTTGGCCATAAGGTACTTGCAGGCGACCACAATCTGCCGAACCTCTATGAGAAGGGATATCGGCAGGCTTTCGTTGCGATCGGTGCCAATCACGTTCGGGCTCGCATCTTTCACGAGCTTCACGCACTGGGATTCGATATAGTCAATGCCATTAGCCCTACTGCCGTTGTCTCGCCATCTAGCCAATTGGGGCGCGGCATAGCAGTCATGGCAAACGCAGTGATTAATGCTGATTCCCGGATTGGAGATGCTGTCATTATTAATACGGGAGCAACCGTCGATCATGACGTCATCGTCGCGAACGGAGTCCACATCGCACCCAGATGTGCTCTTGCAGGAAATGTCCAGGTAGGTGAGCGAAGCTTCTTGGGAGTCGGGTGCAGTATAATACCAGAGATTAAGATCGGCTGTGATACAGTCGTTGGTGCAGGTGCAGTTGTGGTTCAGGATCTTCCGGACTCAATCGTTGCCTACGGGGTTCCTGCGAGAGTCGCTCGAACAAGGGATTAG
- a CDS encoding FkbM family methyltransferase, translating to MKVHRDRVSIDVALSPQNTSSGSEPRSAVTCNLELKEKKSIFRKIKDEFRRTQKRVSVGISRLSGGHRPIDDETNRAIAELQDANRQLQQTVALLQARMDEVQRLSSGNRNSKASNGILVQVKSGYVMCPPHESTLLGYLRESGDLERGTRLLIERILRPGDVFVDVGSHIGLHSVAAANRLQGRGKVYAFEPSTSTYAFLQDTVQANNFQDLVETFQCAVTDQVGEQRFYLAPIAGHQSLFPLYEEQVNSDNFEIVRTTPLDDALPAGTNVRLLKIDAEGAEILAVHGARQTIQASPNIGLIVEFGPSHLERTGVTAAQWFGAFEELQLVYRVIEPFTGTLEEWSIEQLMEVESANLLFARPDSDIWASAQ from the coding sequence ATGAAGGTACACCGAGATCGAGTAAGCATTGACGTTGCCTTATCTCCACAAAATACAAGTAGCGGAAGCGAGCCCCGAAGTGCCGTCACTTGCAACTTGGAATTGAAGGAAAAGAAGTCGATCTTCCGAAAGATCAAGGACGAGTTTCGTCGAACCCAAAAACGCGTTTCAGTCGGAATTTCTCGACTATCTGGTGGTCACCGCCCTATCGATGACGAGACAAATCGAGCAATCGCAGAGCTCCAGGACGCCAATCGCCAGCTACAGCAAACCGTAGCTCTGCTCCAAGCAAGAATGGACGAGGTCCAAAGACTCAGCTCGGGAAACCGCAACTCAAAAGCCTCCAACGGAATTCTCGTGCAAGTGAAGTCCGGATATGTCATGTGCCCTCCTCACGAGTCGACACTGTTGGGCTATCTGCGCGAGTCTGGGGACCTGGAACGCGGAACTCGATTGCTCATAGAGCGCATTTTACGACCAGGAGATGTCTTTGTTGATGTAGGCAGCCATATCGGATTACATTCCGTGGCTGCGGCGAATCGCCTGCAAGGTCGTGGTAAGGTTTATGCCTTCGAACCATCAACATCAACCTATGCGTTTCTGCAGGACACCGTTCAGGCAAACAACTTTCAAGATCTCGTAGAAACGTTTCAGTGTGCTGTTACTGATCAAGTCGGCGAGCAACGGTTTTATCTGGCCCCCATTGCGGGCCATCAGTCACTATTTCCACTTTATGAAGAGCAGGTAAACTCCGACAATTTTGAGATTGTGCGCACTACTCCTTTGGACGACGCCTTGCCAGCAGGGACCAATGTTCGCCTGTTGAAAATCGATGCCGAAGGGGCGGAGATCCTGGCGGTCCACGGGGCCCGACAAACCATTCAGGCCAGTCCGAACATTGGCTTAATCGTCGAGTTTGGCCCTTCTCATCTGGAACGCACCGGAGTTACCGCAGCCCAGTGGTTTGGGGCATTTGAAGAACTGCAGCTGGTGTATCGGGTAATTGAACCCTTTACGGGAACGCTAGAAGAATGGTCGATCGAACAACTTATGGAAGTCGAATCGGCCAATTTGCTCTTCGCGAGACCTGACTCTGACATTTGGGCATCCGCACAATGA
- a CDS encoding DegT/DnrJ/EryC1/StrS family aminotransferase, giving the protein MWKIPVASVDVSGNEEEFVVEAIRSSWISSSGAFIERFEREFGEMCDSKYTLSCANGTVALHLAVMGLGIRPGDEVIVPSMTYIATANAVAYCGATPVFVDVDPETWCLDPEALEAAITSKTRGIIAVHLLGHPADMDRINEIAAIHGVWVIEDAAEAPFAEYKGRPVGGLADAATFSFFGNKIFTSGEGGAVTFNGDQLNVRLKALRGQGMDPNRRYYFPIIGYNYRLTNIACALLCAQLERREEILSRRSGIFEQYSEQLSSIPGIHLQPVASWATLSPWMYSIVIQPDVFGHTRDELIAHLADAGIDSRPFFVPIHSLPPYRDCPVVGSMEHTNTLGQNGLMLPTYNHLASEDIDFVATTIRQMCRSQLRRAA; this is encoded by the coding sequence ATGTGGAAAATCCCTGTAGCGAGCGTTGATGTGAGCGGCAACGAAGAGGAATTCGTTGTTGAAGCCATTCGCAGTTCGTGGATTTCTTCCAGCGGGGCTTTTATCGAACGGTTCGAGCGTGAATTTGGCGAGATGTGCGACTCGAAATACACGTTGAGTTGTGCTAATGGAACAGTCGCTCTGCATCTGGCAGTCATGGGGTTGGGGATTCGCCCTGGAGACGAAGTCATTGTTCCTTCGATGACCTATATCGCTACTGCGAATGCCGTAGCCTACTGCGGCGCGACCCCGGTGTTTGTGGATGTTGATCCAGAGACCTGGTGCCTGGATCCCGAGGCTCTCGAAGCAGCCATTACCTCCAAAACTCGGGGGATCATTGCCGTCCACCTTCTCGGCCATCCTGCCGACATGGACCGCATCAACGAGATCGCCGCCATTCATGGTGTGTGGGTCATCGAAGACGCGGCGGAAGCACCATTCGCCGAGTATAAAGGCCGCCCGGTTGGTGGTCTGGCCGATGCGGCAACGTTCTCATTTTTCGGAAACAAGATCTTCACCTCGGGGGAAGGGGGAGCCGTAACGTTCAACGGCGACCAGTTGAATGTTCGCTTGAAGGCCTTGCGGGGACAGGGAATGGACCCCAATCGCCGATATTATTTCCCAATCATTGGCTACAACTATCGTCTGACGAACATTGCCTGTGCGCTTCTTTGTGCTCAGTTGGAACGGAGAGAGGAGATTCTTTCGCGAAGAAGCGGCATCTTTGAACAATACTCAGAACAATTATCTTCGATCCCAGGCATTCATCTGCAGCCGGTCGCCAGTTGGGCGACGCTTAGCCCCTGGATGTATTCGATCGTGATCCAGCCTGATGTGTTCGGCCATACGAGAGATGAACTGATCGCCCATCTGGCAGACGCCGGGATTGACTCGCGCCCATTCTTCGTACCCATCCATAGCTTGCCTCCTTACCGCGATTGCCCAGTTGTTGGCAGCATGGAGCATACCAACACGCTCGGCCAAAATGGCTTGATGTTGCCAACCTATAACCATCTGGCAAGCGAAGATATCGATTTCGTTGCTACAACGATTCGCCAGATGTGCAGAAGTCAACTAAGACGGGCTGCTTAG
- a CDS encoding DUF1553 domain-containing protein, translating into MKHRIPLLLCALLIGPANGAIAWGQEQIPNQERTFFEEKVRPILVAKCYGCHSADAKEIGGKLLLDSRAGLLSGGESGPAVVPGEPDKSLLMDALHYESFEMPPDKPLSESEIHVVSQWIQRGAWDPRTEAAHPGPKENWTQQELWSFYPRNVIPPPSVARKDWPLGPIDQFVLQKMEQANAQPTDDAELRTLARRLYYDLIGLPPSVSEIESFVEAASKDRRQATEALVDELLSRPQFGEHWGRHWLDVARYGESNGNDGLSRNATFPHAWRYRDYVIDAINRDIPYDRFLTEQIAGDLLPADTAQERNRLLVATGFLAIGSKPASAMNKDFPMDIVDDQINTVSTAVMGLSVACARCHDHKHDPIPTRDYYAMAGIFTSSETLYGAAGNEKLTAPPTELHVLSSELSDDGGKLGQMKAPLALPAGYVDLVQQMQPKASVALDQLPDGWKEIGSPKFSPSEFVQLKESYLQGNAPDLAADYTVSFWFKNDSPNNSRPITAYLFTRGELGNKEIPGDHLGIGGTHDPKRTGRLFVFNGNKKKASLAGSTVIVPGAWNHVVMVRQGNKVRVYLNGVSKPEIEGKLEPTFEKESRFSLGGRSEGFAPLTGSLAHFSLFSKSVSDADVAALHIASGRPKGITQLGVAMGVREASKPAHCKVHINGTSEKLGAEVPRGTLTACWQVVQGDGTSPFVPNLVIPEAESGRIELAAWLSDPQQPQTWRVIVNRVWLKLMGEGLVATPDDFGVFGARPTHPELLDWLAQDFIDGGGSIKGLIRSIVLSRTYQLSSDYGDQIAEHDPENRLLTRHRKRRLTAEQLRDSILLASGTLDLKPGQGSPIQEIDALINQPPHEASTLHQPSNHRSVYLCYMRNAPPAQLAAFDLPDGLKVTGKRNQTVLPAQSLFLLNSPFVVQQAESLSTLVSADPNATTEEKITQVFRRAFQRDPTQSELIQAVTLLDRLESESSGASDGKQMRPWAAFCQALFASNEFRYVD; encoded by the coding sequence ATGAAGCACCGGATTCCTCTACTGCTATGTGCCTTGCTGATCGGTCCGGCAAACGGAGCGATCGCTTGGGGCCAAGAGCAGATACCCAATCAGGAGCGTACCTTTTTCGAGGAAAAGGTACGTCCGATTTTGGTCGCCAAATGCTATGGGTGTCACTCGGCCGACGCGAAAGAGATCGGTGGTAAGCTTCTCTTGGATAGCCGAGCCGGACTCTTAAGTGGTGGTGAATCCGGCCCCGCTGTCGTGCCCGGTGAGCCTGATAAGAGCTTGCTGATGGATGCGTTGCATTACGAATCGTTCGAAATGCCGCCGGACAAGCCCCTGTCGGAATCAGAGATCCATGTGGTTTCGCAATGGATTCAACGTGGCGCGTGGGACCCTCGAACGGAAGCTGCCCATCCAGGCCCCAAAGAAAACTGGACGCAACAGGAGCTGTGGTCCTTTTATCCCCGGAATGTCATCCCGCCACCAAGTGTCGCGCGGAAGGACTGGCCTCTAGGGCCAATTGATCAGTTCGTATTGCAAAAAATGGAGCAGGCCAATGCTCAGCCTACGGATGATGCCGAACTGCGAACCCTGGCTCGACGCTTGTATTACGACCTGATCGGTCTTCCTCCATCGGTGAGTGAGATAGAGTCCTTTGTCGAGGCCGCGTCGAAGGATCGTCGGCAAGCGACGGAAGCCCTGGTGGATGAATTGCTCTCGCGTCCGCAGTTTGGCGAACATTGGGGAAGGCACTGGCTCGACGTTGCCCGCTATGGCGAGTCGAACGGTAACGATGGTCTTTCTCGCAATGCGACTTTTCCTCATGCCTGGCGTTACCGCGACTATGTCATCGACGCCATCAACCGAGACATTCCATACGATCGCTTCTTGACCGAACAGATCGCTGGCGACCTGCTGCCGGCCGATACTGCCCAGGAGCGAAATCGATTGCTGGTCGCGACTGGCTTTTTGGCGATCGGTTCCAAACCGGCGTCGGCGATGAACAAAGACTTTCCAATGGATATCGTCGACGATCAAATCAATACGGTTAGCACGGCCGTTATGGGGCTCAGTGTGGCTTGCGCGCGTTGTCATGACCACAAGCACGACCCCATTCCAACTCGCGACTATTACGCCATGGCAGGCATCTTTACGAGCAGCGAAACGCTGTATGGTGCCGCCGGTAATGAAAAACTGACCGCTCCTCCTACCGAACTGCATGTCTTAAGCTCAGAGCTTTCGGACGACGGCGGCAAGCTCGGCCAGATGAAAGCTCCCTTGGCTTTGCCTGCGGGGTACGTCGACTTGGTTCAGCAAATGCAACCGAAAGCAAGCGTTGCACTCGATCAATTGCCTGACGGCTGGAAAGAAATCGGATCGCCGAAGTTTTCGCCGTCCGAGTTCGTACAGTTGAAAGAGTCTTACCTGCAAGGCAATGCGCCCGATCTGGCTGCGGACTATACCGTTTCGTTCTGGTTCAAGAATGATTCGCCCAATAACTCGCGGCCGATCACCGCGTACCTGTTTACCCGCGGGGAACTCGGCAACAAAGAGATACCTGGCGACCACCTAGGTATCGGTGGGACACACGATCCGAAACGAACCGGCCGCCTGTTCGTTTTCAATGGCAACAAGAAGAAGGCTTCCCTGGCCGGCAGTACTGTCATTGTCCCTGGGGCTTGGAATCATGTGGTCATGGTTCGCCAAGGGAATAAGGTTCGTGTCTATCTCAATGGCGTGTCGAAGCCGGAAATCGAAGGGAAGCTGGAACCGACCTTTGAGAAGGAATCACGTTTTAGCTTGGGGGGGCGAAGCGAAGGTTTCGCGCCCCTTACCGGTAGCCTGGCCCACTTTAGTTTGTTCTCAAAATCGGTTTCCGATGCTGACGTAGCTGCCCTGCACATAGCCTCCGGCCGCCCGAAAGGAATTACCCAGCTTGGTGTCGCGATGGGTGTTCGCGAGGCCAGTAAGCCTGCTCATTGTAAAGTGCATATCAATGGAACCAGTGAAAAGCTAGGAGCAGAGGTCCCCCGCGGAACACTGACCGCTTGTTGGCAAGTGGTCCAAGGGGACGGCACTTCGCCATTCGTACCGAACTTGGTTATTCCAGAAGCAGAGAGTGGCCGGATCGAATTGGCTGCCTGGCTTTCTGATCCACAGCAACCACAAACTTGGCGTGTGATCGTCAATCGAGTCTGGCTGAAATTGATGGGGGAAGGTCTTGTAGCGACACCAGATGACTTCGGTGTGTTCGGTGCTCGACCAACTCATCCCGAGTTGCTCGATTGGCTCGCCCAGGACTTTATCGATGGTGGTGGATCGATCAAGGGGCTCATTCGATCGATCGTGCTAAGTCGAACCTATCAATTGTCGAGCGACTACGGTGACCAGATTGCTGAGCATGACCCAGAAAACCGACTGCTGACGCGGCACCGAAAACGGCGACTTACGGCTGAGCAGTTACGCGACTCGATTCTGCTGGCAAGTGGCACTCTCGATTTGAAGCCTGGCCAGGGAAGTCCGATTCAAGAGATCGATGCGTTGATCAATCAGCCTCCGCACGAGGCATCGACACTGCATCAACCAAGTAATCATCGCAGTGTCTATCTTTGTTACATGCGAAACGCTCCGCCTGCCCAACTGGCGGCTTTCGACTTGCCTGATGGGCTGAAAGTGACTGGTAAACGCAATCAAACCGTATTGCCTGCACAGTCGTTGTTCCTGCTGAATAGCCCTTTCGTTGTCCAACAGGCCGAGAGCTTGTCCACGCTGGTATCTGCTGACCCGAACGCCACAACCGAAGAAAAGATCACACAAGTATTCCGTCGAGCGTTTCAACGCGATCCGACTCAGTCTGAATTGATTCAAGCGGTGACGCTACTCGATCGACTGGAAAGCGAAAGCTCTGGTGCATCTGACGGCAAGCAGATGCGTCCCTGGGCCGCTTTTTGTCAGGCCCTGTTTGCGTCCAATGAATTTCGCTATGTCGATTAA